A stretch of the Bdellovibrio sp. 22V genome encodes the following:
- a CDS encoding aminotransferase class III-fold pyridoxal phosphate-dependent enzyme produces MGSLVGHQIQQSEKIKSLVESLVGEVTNINSQISGIRAPLDEFKDAGKQKIDLAGQFRGRPLHYPYMGTGAGRGPYVELEDGSIKLDLINGIGIHLMGHSHPRVIAAAVRGSLADILTQGNLQPNNEYRLFTEKIVKLASKKSRMKYAWIATCGTMANENALKLSRQKNSPARFVMGFKDAFAGRSTMMAEVTDNPAYKQGLPEYHEVLRVPFFDKRDPRSGEKALTVMKEHVAKHEGNISVFGFEPMLGEGGYQAAPREFFVPLLEFCKSKNIAVWADEVQTFTRTGEYFAFETLDIGQYVDICTIAKTAQVGATLYTEEYNPKPGLIAGTFSGSTPSLTAGMEMLDMLSEGYLGANGRIMQIHRRFIDGINRLNETTCKGIAQDAGGMGLMIAFTPLDGKKESVNAFLNKLFHNGVIAFPCGKDPVRARFLVPAIIQDADIDIALKAIEKTLLEGV; encoded by the coding sequence ATGGGTTCTCTTGTAGGTCATCAAATACAGCAATCCGAAAAAATTAAATCGCTCGTCGAATCTCTGGTTGGAGAAGTGACGAACATCAACTCGCAAATCTCTGGAATTCGCGCGCCTCTTGATGAGTTCAAAGACGCTGGCAAACAAAAAATCGATCTTGCGGGTCAGTTTCGTGGCCGTCCTCTTCACTATCCTTACATGGGCACGGGCGCAGGTCGCGGACCTTACGTAGAACTTGAAGACGGTTCTATTAAATTGGATTTGATCAACGGTATCGGTATTCATTTGATGGGTCACTCTCACCCACGTGTGATTGCAGCTGCTGTGCGCGGATCTCTTGCTGATATTTTGACTCAAGGAAATCTTCAGCCAAATAACGAATATCGTTTGTTCACAGAAAAAATCGTCAAACTTGCAAGCAAGAAGAGCCGTATGAAATACGCGTGGATCGCGACGTGCGGAACAATGGCGAATGAAAATGCTTTGAAACTTTCTCGTCAAAAAAATTCTCCTGCAAGATTTGTGATGGGTTTCAAAGACGCTTTTGCGGGTCGTTCAACGATGATGGCGGAAGTGACTGACAATCCGGCTTACAAACAAGGTCTGCCAGAATATCACGAAGTTTTGCGCGTTCCTTTCTTTGACAAACGTGATCCTCGTTCTGGCGAAAAAGCTTTGACGGTGATGAAAGAGCACGTCGCAAAACACGAAGGCAATATTTCCGTCTTCGGTTTTGAGCCGATGTTGGGTGAAGGCGGTTATCAAGCCGCTCCGCGCGAGTTCTTTGTTCCTCTTCTCGAGTTCTGTAAATCTAAAAACATCGCGGTGTGGGCGGATGAAGTGCAAACCTTCACTCGCACAGGCGAATACTTCGCGTTTGAGACCTTGGATATCGGTCAATACGTCGACATCTGCACGATCGCGAAGACAGCTCAAGTGGGCGCAACTCTTTACACGGAAGAATACAATCCAAAACCAGGTTTGATTGCGGGAACTTTCTCGGGTTCGACACCTTCTTTGACGGCGGGTATGGAAATGCTCGACATGTTGTCCGAAGGTTACTTGGGCGCCAACGGTCGCATCATGCAAATCCATAGACGTTTCATCGACGGCATCAACCGTTTGAATGAAACAACTTGCAAAGGTATCGCACAAGACGCGGGTGGTATGGGCTTAATGATTGCTTTCACTCCGCTTGATGGCAAAAAAGAGAGCGTGAATGCGTTCTTGAATAAACTTTTCCATAACGGCGTGATTGCATTCCCTTGCGGTAAAGATCCTGTGCGCGCACGCTTCTTGGTGCCGGCGATTATTCAAGACGCTGACATCGACATCGCTTTGAAAGCGATTGAAAAGACTTTGCTCGAAGGGGTTTAG
- a CDS encoding transporter substrate-binding domain-containing protein, protein MDAFAELRRTKDSSKDLPIEQKKTQNLSQIPRLEKVLRAFLLCCLFLSNTIPALSFAETIKILSEDDFPPYSYMEKGTLKGLSVDIIRAAFKEQNIDVTFEGVPYSRCLTKTQNASELACFNSTYDEKMTNVLIFPKSPLVVISAVAITHRDNTLGPKVRQISDLHGQKVVLTTGYSYGPFDYDTKIDKHFANSDANVLKIVANKRATYGVINILAYYYHAKQTDPKTRDALKISGPIGSGGLYVMFSKKHRQGAKYAQEFDEGMKKMLTSGKYEKILDQWGDLLGMSPAELNEISAKNKDPLR, encoded by the coding sequence TTGGATGCGTTCGCTGAGTTAAGGCGAACCAAAGATTCATCAAAAGACTTGCCGATCGAGCAAAAAAAAACTCAAAATCTAAGTCAAATACCTCGTCTGGAGAAAGTATTGAGAGCATTCCTTCTTTGTTGTTTATTTTTATCAAATACAATCCCGGCTCTATCCTTTGCAGAGACGATAAAAATTCTTTCCGAAGATGATTTCCCGCCTTACAGCTATATGGAAAAGGGCACTCTAAAGGGGTTGTCTGTCGACATCATACGTGCCGCATTCAAAGAACAAAACATTGATGTCACTTTTGAAGGCGTTCCTTACTCGCGCTGTTTGACAAAAACGCAGAATGCTTCGGAACTGGCGTGTTTCAATTCCACTTATGACGAGAAGATGACCAACGTGCTGATATTTCCGAAATCTCCGCTTGTCGTGATCAGCGCTGTGGCCATCACTCATCGAGATAACACGTTAGGACCGAAGGTGCGCCAAATTTCCGACTTGCATGGACAGAAAGTTGTTCTAACAACGGGTTACTCTTACGGTCCCTTTGATTACGACACAAAAATTGACAAGCACTTTGCCAACTCAGATGCCAATGTTTTGAAGATCGTTGCCAATAAAAGAGCGACTTACGGAGTTATCAATATTTTGGCGTACTACTATCACGCAAAACAGACGGATCCCAAAACTCGAGATGCATTGAAAATTTCTGGTCCCATCGGCTCCGGCGGGTTGTACGTAATGTTCAGCAAAAAACATCGTCAGGGCGCGAAGTACGCGCAAGAATTTGACGAGGGAATGAAGAAGATGCTGACTTCGGGCAAGTACGAAAAGATCCTCGATCAGTGGGGCGATCTCCTCGGCATGTCTCCCGCAGAACTCAACGAAATTTCAGCGAAAAACAAAGATCCACTTCGCTAA
- a CDS encoding trypsin-like peptidase domain-containing protein, producing MKKLLVVILAMTMMAPLAQAQTTLPLPKEAPKLKLNDPLPGNLFVELAKAINPAVVNISTTALPKNMPGRRDPMLDMLEQLYGFRMQQPQQQRPQQMGLGTGFIIREDGLIVTNNHVIAGADVINVQLSEKSKDVYEATLIGSDERTDIALIKITPKEKLPVAVLGTSKDLEVGEWVAAFGNPFGHGHSMTKGIVSSKGRDITEINKIPLIQTDASINPGNSGGPLVNTKGQVVGVNSAIDARAQGIGFAIPIDEVKAVIAILETKGRIARGYIGAALGDLDPEAAEYLGLGDVRGAVITNMDPRGPAMKAGMKIYDIITEFNGKTINSSLDLIDAVADAPIGKSAKAKVIRNGKTITLNVSVAERAEEKRPTRALVKTYQGQKAPFNLGFSVTDPTPDLRKEWGLPEDMKQPVVIETERASLASRNGLRVGDVILDVNKVAVENTKDVLKNLKKGQNTLRIARNTRIQIITLQTP from the coding sequence ATGAAGAAGCTGTTGGTAGTGATTCTTGCTATGACGATGATGGCGCCGTTGGCTCAGGCGCAGACGACTCTTCCTCTTCCGAAGGAAGCGCCGAAATTGAAACTCAACGATCCGCTTCCGGGAAATCTTTTTGTCGAATTGGCAAAGGCGATCAACCCTGCGGTTGTGAATATTTCTACAACGGCTCTCCCTAAAAACATGCCGGGCCGCCGCGATCCTATGCTCGACATGTTGGAACAGCTTTATGGTTTCCGCATGCAACAGCCGCAGCAGCAACGCCCGCAACAAATGGGTTTGGGCACAGGCTTTATCATTCGTGAAGACGGTTTGATTGTGACGAACAATCACGTGATCGCCGGTGCGGATGTGATCAACGTTCAGCTCAGTGAGAAATCCAAAGACGTTTATGAAGCGACTTTGATCGGCAGTGACGAAAGAACAGATATCGCTCTTATAAAAATCACTCCGAAAGAAAAATTGCCAGTCGCAGTTCTTGGAACTTCGAAAGATCTTGAAGTCGGAGAATGGGTTGCTGCCTTCGGGAATCCTTTCGGCCACGGTCACTCGATGACAAAAGGGATTGTTTCCTCTAAAGGCCGCGACATCACAGAGATCAATAAGATTCCTTTGATTCAAACAGATGCTTCCATCAACCCAGGGAACTCAGGCGGTCCTCTTGTGAATACAAAAGGTCAAGTTGTCGGCGTGAACTCGGCGATTGATGCGCGCGCGCAAGGCATTGGCTTTGCGATTCCTATCGACGAAGTGAAAGCGGTTATCGCGATTCTAGAAACGAAAGGCCGTATTGCTCGCGGTTACATTGGCGCTGCTCTTGGCGATCTTGATCCTGAAGCGGCTGAGTATCTTGGTCTTGGTGACGTTCGCGGTGCTGTTATCACAAATATGGATCCGCGCGGTCCGGCGATGAAAGCTGGAATGAAAATCTATGACATCATCACAGAGTTCAACGGCAAAACCATCAACAGCTCCTTGGATTTGATCGACGCTGTTGCTGACGCTCCGATCGGCAAATCGGCTAAGGCCAAAGTCATCCGCAATGGAAAGACAATCACCCTGAACGTCAGCGTTGCAGAGCGTGCGGAAGAAAAACGTCCAACGAGAGCTCTCGTAAAAACTTATCAAGGGCAAAAAGCTCCCTTTAACCTGGGCTTCTCAGTGACTGATCCCACTCCGGATTTGCGCAAAGAGTGGGGCCTCCCTGAAGATATGAAACAACCTGTGGTGATCGAAACAGAGCGCGCGTCTCTTGCAAGCCGCAATGGCCTGCGTGTCGGTGACGTCATTCTTGACGTTAACAAAGTGGCTGTCGAAAACACAAAAGACGTTCTCAAAAACCTCAAAAAGGGCCAAAACACTCTCCGCATCGCCCGCAACACCCGCATCCAAATCATCACCCTCCAAACCCCTTAA
- a CDS encoding tetratricopeptide repeat protein: MSKLKLLCVFFMSLLLPTLLVAQTQTSSPADLFAKGTQLYLAKDYEKARDLFTQSLDKDPHNATTLTNLALTQFQLGKHAVAIGLLRKALTSDPENSTAQSALKFVLSQAPVKEVPHQIQTYESVRTKLIQPVPLAAYFVLSALCLFAAGWILISYGGRRKQALEQEKSLPGFPVIGAVLSVAFVIFTGLLALKLYDSTILRGTITEEKVSLQTAPGDNQVSILDLYAGMEVIAHETQGEWVQVTYPGSLTGWIKKSALLMTR, from the coding sequence ATGTCGAAGCTAAAATTACTCTGTGTGTTCTTTATGTCTCTTCTTTTGCCCACTCTGCTTGTGGCGCAAACGCAAACTTCTTCCCCTGCGGATTTATTTGCCAAAGGAACGCAACTCTACCTTGCAAAAGACTACGAAAAAGCGCGCGATCTTTTCACGCAATCCCTGGACAAAGATCCACATAACGCGACGACATTGACGAACCTCGCCCTGACGCAATTTCAGTTGGGAAAACATGCGGTTGCAATTGGCCTTCTGCGCAAGGCTCTCACTTCGGACCCTGAAAATTCAACGGCGCAAAGTGCTTTGAAATTTGTTTTGTCGCAAGCGCCCGTTAAAGAAGTGCCCCACCAGATTCAAACTTATGAATCCGTTCGCACCAAGCTCATTCAACCTGTTCCTTTGGCCGCTTACTTTGTTCTTTCCGCGCTCTGTCTTTTTGCGGCGGGTTGGATTTTGATCTCTTATGGTGGGCGTCGAAAACAGGCTTTGGAACAAGAAAAATCACTCCCTGGATTTCCCGTTATCGGCGCGGTTTTGAGTGTCGCATTTGTGATATTTACAGGGCTTTTGGCTCTGAAACTCTATGATTCCACGATTTTACGAGGAACTATCACGGAAGAAAAAGTCTCTTTGCAAACAGCTCCTGGGGACAATCAAGTGTCTATTCTTGATCTTTATGCCGGAATGGAAGTGATTGCGCATGAAACTCAGGGCGAATGGGTGCAAGTTACCTATCCAGGATCACTCACGGGATGGATTAAAAAATCCGCTCTGTTGATGACGCGTTGA
- a CDS encoding outer membrane protein assembly factor BamD, whose amino-acid sequence MLKTLRVITIVAALGLLVSGCSSIEKNANTPEGAFAIAEEYDQGERYEEAIRRYTEVKNKFPYSNFATKAELAIADVYFKQESYAEAQVSYQMFKELHPTVPNADYVQFRIGMSYYNQLPSTIDRDLSLANDTILNLTELIKKYPNSQYAAEAKEKRSAAIKMLAEKEEYIADFYFKRKIFESALNRYEGLYSNYRGLGFDAKALSRAAICAQKIGDSSKAKKYQELLARDFPGSKELRDAEKEIE is encoded by the coding sequence ATGCTAAAAACGCTCCGAGTCATAACTATCGTCGCGGCCCTAGGTCTTTTGGTCTCTGGCTGTTCCTCAATCGAAAAAAACGCCAACACTCCTGAGGGCGCTTTCGCTATCGCTGAAGAGTACGATCAAGGTGAGCGTTACGAAGAAGCGATTCGTCGTTATACCGAAGTAAAAAATAAATTCCCGTACAGCAACTTCGCGACAAAAGCGGAATTGGCGATCGCCGATGTTTATTTCAAGCAAGAGTCCTACGCAGAGGCGCAAGTCTCTTATCAAATGTTCAAAGAGTTGCATCCGACAGTGCCTAACGCCGATTACGTCCAATTTCGCATCGGCATGAGTTACTACAACCAGTTGCCTTCGACGATTGATAGAGATTTATCTCTTGCGAACGACACAATCCTCAATCTTACTGAACTTATTAAGAAATATCCGAACTCTCAGTATGCAGCGGAAGCCAAAGAAAAGCGCAGTGCCGCGATCAAAATGCTGGCAGAGAAAGAAGAATACATCGCAGATTTCTATTTTAAGCGTAAGATTTTTGAAAGCGCTTTGAACCGCTATGAAGGCCTGTACTCCAACTATCGCGGTTTGGGTTTTGACGCGAAAGCCTTGTCTCGTGCAGCGATTTGCGCACAGAAAATCGGCGACTCTTCAAAAGCAAAAAAATACCAAGAACTTTTGGCTCGTGACTTCCCTGGAAGTAAAGAACTTCGCGATGCTGAGAAGGAGATCGAATAA
- a CDS encoding DUF58 domain-containing protein: MSLPPEVLKKVKLLEINTRKLVNNLFAGEYHTAFKGQGMTFADFREYVPGDDVRSISWPLTARTGKPYIKTFEEERELTLILAVDVSGSSDFGTGPYFKGEVMTHMAALLAFSAVKNNDQVGLLLFSDQVEHFVPPKKGRGHVHRLLRDLFYYKPKSHRTKLSSAFTYLQGILKKRATVFVFSDFMDENFDQSLRLLGRKHDVVACVVNDAAEYSLPKMGVIEVQDAETGEILTVDTSSPSFRAQYEEAVMKRKDQRDRSLRLSQVERIDVRSSEDYVNPLVAFFKKRK; this comes from the coding sequence GTGAGTTTACCTCCTGAGGTCTTAAAGAAAGTTAAACTCTTAGAGATCAACACAAGAAAACTTGTGAACAATCTCTTTGCCGGTGAATACCATACGGCCTTTAAAGGTCAGGGTATGACTTTCGCAGACTTCCGCGAGTATGTTCCGGGCGATGACGTGCGCAGCATCTCATGGCCTCTGACGGCTAGAACCGGCAAACCGTATATCAAAACTTTTGAAGAAGAACGTGAATTGACGTTGATTCTTGCCGTCGACGTCAGTGGTTCCAGCGATTTCGGAACCGGGCCTTATTTCAAAGGGGAAGTCATGACTCACATGGCGGCTCTTTTGGCGTTCTCGGCTGTGAAAAATAATGACCAAGTGGGTTTGTTATTGTTCAGCGATCAAGTGGAACATTTTGTTCCTCCGAAAAAAGGCCGCGGTCACGTGCATCGTCTGCTTCGGGATTTGTTTTATTATAAACCCAAAAGCCATCGCACTAAGTTGTCTTCAGCCTTTACTTATTTGCAGGGGATTTTGAAGAAGCGTGCGACTGTTTTTGTGTTCAGTGATTTTATGGATGAAAACTTTGATCAAAGTTTACGCCTTTTGGGAAGAAAGCATGATGTCGTTGCGTGCGTTGTGAACGATGCGGCGGAGTACTCTCTTCCGAAAATGGGCGTGATCGAAGTGCAAGATGCAGAGACCGGAGAAATTCTCACTGTCGATACATCTTCACCCTCATTCCGCGCTCAATATGAAGAGGCGGTGATGAAACGAAAAGATCAACGCGATCGTTCGCTGCGCCTTTCTCAGGTAGAGCGCATCGACGTAAGATCCAGCGAAGATTACGTAAATCCGCTGGTGGCTTTTTTTAAGAAGAGAAAATAA
- a CDS encoding M56 family metallopeptidase yields the protein MINNNTKVWIFILVSSLALLVLGYQLGERLGLLIGFLFALFLNFFVFFYGESRVLAKLNAKRVRGQDAWGLIDKVEKMAAQLRMPTPAIYVTPHSSANAFCVGHSWKRGSLGFTAGLLQKLDERELEAVVAHQICHIRRLDTFAFSVSSTLANSVVGLGQFLDSFLPYKLQFFMPLLSPIGWLIIKGVVVEKTFFENDLMASELLENRNRLGEVLWRMEGLAQTHPLEVPPCTSHLFMVNPEGFEQKNLFLKSHPPIEVRLQKLMGYYPI from the coding sequence ATGATCAACAACAATACAAAAGTCTGGATATTCATTCTTGTTAGCTCCTTAGCCCTTCTTGTTTTGGGGTACCAGTTAGGCGAACGACTGGGGTTGCTGATCGGTTTTCTTTTCGCTCTCTTTCTTAACTTTTTCGTTTTCTTTTACGGCGAGAGCCGCGTGCTTGCAAAACTCAATGCGAAACGTGTGCGCGGTCAAGATGCCTGGGGCCTCATTGACAAAGTTGAAAAAATGGCCGCGCAACTGCGCATGCCGACGCCGGCGATTTATGTTACACCACACTCTTCCGCGAATGCGTTCTGCGTGGGTCACTCTTGGAAGCGCGGCTCCTTGGGTTTCACTGCGGGGCTTTTGCAGAAATTAGACGAGCGCGAACTCGAAGCGGTCGTTGCCCATCAAATCTGTCACATCCGCCGTCTTGATACTTTCGCCTTTAGCGTGAGCAGTACACTTGCGAATTCCGTCGTGGGCCTTGGCCAATTTTTGGATTCTTTCTTGCCTTACAAGTTGCAATTTTTTATGCCGCTTTTGTCTCCGATCGGCTGGCTGATCATCAAAGGCGTTGTTGTCGAGAAAACTTTTTTCGAAAACGACCTCATGGCGTCGGAGCTTCTTGAAAACCGCAACCGTCTTGGCGAAGTTTTGTGGCGCATGGAAGGCCTTGCGCAAACACATCCTCTGGAAGTTCCGCCTTGCACAAGTCACTTGTTCATGGTGAATCCAGAGGGTTTTGAACAAAAGAATTTATTTTTAAAATCTCACCCTCCTATCGAAGTGAGACTGCAAAAACTGATGGGATATTATCCGATCTAA
- the spoVG gene encoding septation regulator SpoVG, with protein sequence MKVTEVKVFPVNEDRLKAYVSITLDNCFVVRDLKVIQGTSGLFVAMPSKKRKDGQFRDIAHPLNQETRTMIEDLIFEAYEKELKSMGETLVNLKRQKAPNSDYGDDY encoded by the coding sequence ATGAAAGTCACCGAGGTCAAAGTATTCCCCGTCAATGAGGACCGGCTCAAAGCCTACGTCTCAATCACTCTCGACAATTGTTTCGTCGTTCGCGACTTGAAGGTGATTCAAGGCACTAGCGGCTTGTTTGTGGCAATGCCGAGTAAGAAACGGAAAGACGGTCAGTTCCGCGATATCGCGCATCCTCTAAACCAAGAGACGCGCACAATGATCGAGGATCTGATTTTTGAAGCATATGAAAAAGAATTGAAATCCATGGGCGAAACGCTAGTAAATCTCAAACGCCAAAAGGCGCCTAACAGCGACTACGGCGACGATTACTAG
- a CDS encoding DUF1844 domain-containing protein — MNENLEASFSVLVMSIASSAIMAMGLAPHPQTGETSKDKNMARFNIDLLLVLQKKTQGNLSSDEAKFLENLISDLQMKYVSV, encoded by the coding sequence ATGAATGAAAACCTAGAAGCCTCTTTTTCAGTCCTAGTTATGTCTATCGCTTCCTCCGCCATTATGGCGATGGGGTTGGCGCCTCATCCCCAAACGGGAGAAACCAGCAAAGATAAGAATATGGCTCGGTTTAATATCGACCTTTTGCTGGTTTTACAAAAAAAGACTCAGGGAAATCTCAGTAGCGACGAAGCTAAATTTTTGGAAAACTTAATCAGTGATCTACAAATGAAATACGTGTCCGTATAG
- a CDS encoding MoxR family ATPase, whose amino-acid sequence MSEVDIMALNAAIKQESQFIEKMMAEINKVVVGQKEMVEGIMMGLLTGGHILLEGVPGLAKTLTIATVSKSISLDFQRIQFTPDLLPTDLIGTMIFNPKSGEFAPRKGPIFTNIVLADEINRAPAKVQSALLEAMAEKQVTIGDVSYKLEAPFLVLATQNPLEQEGTYPLPEAQMDRFMFKINVVYPGKGEELEILNRMGTNDKPVVNSVISKEDLLRASQRADQIYVDNKIKNYIVEIIMASRKPGEYGLSRIANLINVGGSPRATISLYRAAKAHAFIRGRGYVTAEDVKAIAYHVMRHRLILTYEAEAENIKTDDIIKEILSQVEVP is encoded by the coding sequence GTGAGTGAAGTCGATATCATGGCCCTGAATGCCGCCATTAAGCAAGAAAGCCAATTCATCGAAAAAATGATGGCTGAAATCAACAAAGTTGTCGTGGGGCAAAAAGAAATGGTGGAGGGCATTATGATGGGCCTTCTCACCGGTGGACACATTCTTTTGGAAGGTGTGCCTGGCTTGGCGAAGACGCTGACGATTGCCACGGTTTCAAAATCCATTTCTTTGGATTTTCAACGCATCCAATTCACGCCCGATCTTTTGCCGACGGATCTTATCGGGACGATGATTTTCAATCCGAAATCAGGGGAGTTCGCTCCCCGTAAGGGACCGATCTTCACGAACATCGTTTTGGCTGACGAGATCAATCGTGCGCCGGCAAAAGTTCAATCCGCTCTACTTGAAGCGATGGCGGAAAAACAAGTGACTATCGGCGACGTCTCTTACAAACTCGAAGCGCCATTCTTGGTTCTTGCAACGCAAAACCCGCTGGAGCAAGAGGGAACTTATCCACTGCCAGAAGCGCAGATGGACCGTTTCATGTTCAAGATCAATGTGGTTTACCCAGGCAAAGGTGAGGAACTTGAGATCCTCAACCGCATGGGAACAAACGACAAGCCGGTGGTAAACTCTGTGATCTCGAAAGAGGATTTGTTGCGCGCGTCTCAACGTGCCGACCAAATCTATGTCGATAACAAAATCAAAAACTACATCGTTGAAATCATCATGGCTTCACGTAAGCCGGGTGAGTACGGTCTTAGCCGTATCGCGAATTTGATCAACGTGGGCGGCTCACCGCGTGCGACGATCAGTCTGTATCGTGCAGCAAAAGCGCATGCGTTTATTCGCGGTCGTGGTTATGTGACGGCAGAGGACGTAAAGGCGATTGCTTATCACGTGATGAGACATCGTTTGATCCTCACTTACGAAGCCGAAGCGGAAAACATTAAAACCGACGATATCATCAAAGAAATTCTTAGCCAGGTTGAGGTTCCCTAG
- a CDS encoding Flp1 family type IVb pilin, translating into MKKFKNFSKKLLKNKSGQGATEYILLLVVVVALVLMFKDQIKTTVSGKITKLQRRRFLFSIPENPRQHQNQRN; encoded by the coding sequence ATGAAGAAGTTCAAGAACTTTTCTAAGAAGCTATTGAAAAACAAATCCGGTCAAGGTGCGACTGAATACATCCTATTATTGGTTGTCGTCGTTGCATTGGTTTTGATGTTTAAAGATCAAATCAAAACGACTGTGAGCGGTAAGATCACCAAACTGCAGCGTCGGCGTTTTCTTTTTTCTATTCCAGAAAATCCACGCCAGCACCAAAACCAGAGGAACTAA
- the hpt gene encoding hypoxanthine phosphoribosyltransferase, whose product MAQLKEQMVPFLTSDEIAELVESLAMQIESDYEGKDVVFICPLRGSVHFTADLMRKVDLPQQVDFVHVQAVEKGGAIKIVKDISVNIAGKHVLIVEEIIDTGRTLSFLRSRLFASAPASLKIVTLLDKPARRELPIKADYIGKTIDDRYVVGYGMDSEEIGRNYPDIYTLKN is encoded by the coding sequence ATGGCACAACTTAAAGAACAAATGGTTCCCTTCCTTACGAGCGACGAAATCGCTGAACTTGTCGAGTCACTAGCGATGCAAATCGAAAGCGATTATGAAGGAAAGGATGTTGTCTTTATTTGCCCTCTTCGCGGTTCCGTTCATTTCACCGCGGATCTTATGCGCAAAGTAGATCTTCCTCAGCAAGTGGACTTTGTTCACGTGCAAGCGGTTGAAAAAGGCGGCGCGATCAAGATCGTGAAAGACATCTCTGTAAACATCGCCGGCAAACACGTTTTGATCGTTGAAGAAATCATCGATACAGGCCGCACATTGAGCTTCTTGAGAAGCCGTTTATTTGCGTCAGCACCGGCTTCATTGAAAATCGTAACTTTGTTGGATAAACCGGCTCGCCGTGAATTGCCAATCAAAGCGGATTATATCGGCAAGACGATCGACGATCGCTATGTAGTTGGATACGGCATGGACTCCGAAGAAATCGGAAGAAACTATCCAGATATCTATACGTTGAAGAACTAA
- a CDS encoding DUF6584 family protein, which yields MNALHDDMLSEARGYFINGNYKMAEPILNQMLLQNTRNPEVYQMLATIFYDKGQFSKAIKTFKRALEIDPTYTDASVGLSIILNDLGKYDEGKQVFLDAQVQLEKKSGKQDPFVDEKLASKHEELADLYYQYKRYNEALEQLLKAQKLSSRKAEVTLRIAEVYVQLGQTERAIKDLKALIREYPHLIPARLKLGAIYYNSNNIAEATEQWENILIRDPQHPEALRYLKMAQAAGITSIDL from the coding sequence ATGAACGCTCTTCATGACGATATGCTTTCCGAGGCCCGCGGTTATTTCATCAACGGCAATTATAAAATGGCCGAGCCGATTTTGAATCAAATGCTTTTGCAGAACACGCGCAATCCTGAAGTTTATCAGATGCTCGCGACGATCTTTTACGACAAAGGTCAGTTCAGCAAAGCGATTAAAACGTTCAAACGCGCTCTTGAAATTGATCCCACTTACACGGATGCCAGCGTCGGTCTTTCGATTATTTTGAACGACCTTGGAAAATACGATGAGGGCAAACAAGTTTTTCTCGATGCGCAAGTACAGCTCGAGAAAAAATCTGGCAAACAAGATCCTTTCGTCGATGAAAAACTTGCTTCTAAGCATGAAGAGCTTGCGGACTTGTATTACCAATACAAACGCTACAACGAAGCTTTAGAGCAACTTCTTAAAGCACAAAAACTTTCAAGCCGCAAAGCCGAGGTGACTCTGCGAATTGCAGAGGTTTATGTGCAATTGGGTCAAACTGAGCGCGCAATTAAAGATCTGAAAGCTTTGATTCGTGAGTACCCGCACCTTATCCCAGCTCGCCTAAAGCTTGGGGCTATCTATTACAACTCAAACAATATTGCCGAGGCCACAGAACAATGGGAGAATATTCTCATTCGGGATCCACAACATCCCGAGGCTTTGCGCTATTTGAAAATGGCTCAAGCAGCTGGCATTACTTCCATCGATTTGTAG